From a region of the Cyanobacterium sp. T60_A2020_053 genome:
- a CDS encoding sulfite exporter TauE/SafE family protein has translation MIATELIFLVVIFLITSIIGVVTGSNSLITVPAMLEFDFEPARAIATNMFALIFMSIGGTIPFLKSDALKRPDLPLLSVLTVIGSVGGAFLVLLIPADTMPLLISIFMILVTIFSVFNKNKGIEKPEKPNPKALKIGYALTFLLGIYGGFFSGGYVTTLTACFIGFLNMTFVEAVAITKVLNIFSSLIATLIFMTQGLVDYQLGIILGVTMFFGAMVGAKIAMKMSNLWLRRIFLVVVIFLAVRNLLQWIN, from the coding sequence ATGATAGCTACAGAGTTAATATTTTTAGTCGTTATTTTTTTAATAACTAGCATTATTGGAGTGGTAACAGGGAGCAATTCTTTGATTACTGTACCAGCAATGTTAGAGTTTGATTTTGAACCAGCTAGGGCAATCGCTACTAATATGTTTGCGTTAATATTTATGAGTATTGGCGGTACAATTCCTTTCTTGAAAAGTGATGCTTTAAAACGTCCTGATTTGCCTTTGTTATCGGTTTTAACGGTGATTGGTTCGGTGGGGGGCGCTTTTCTTGTTCTCCTTATTCCAGCCGATACCATGCCTTTGCTGATTTCAATTTTTATGATTTTGGTAACGATTTTTTCTGTATTTAATAAAAATAAAGGCATAGAAAAACCAGAAAAACCTAATCCCAAGGCTTTAAAAATTGGCTATGCTTTGACTTTCCTTTTGGGAATTTATGGTGGTTTTTTTAGTGGTGGTTATGTGACGACTTTAACGGCTTGTTTTATCGGTTTTTTGAATATGACTTTTGTGGAGGCGGTAGCGATTACTAAGGTTTTAAATATTTTTTCGTCTCTCATTGCTACTCTAATTTTTATGACTCAAGGTTTGGTGGATTATCAGTTGGGGATAATTTTGGGGGTGACGATGTTTTTTGGGGCGATGGTGGGCGCTAAAATTGCGATGAAAATGAGTAATTTATGGTTAAGAAGAATTTTTTTAGTTGTAGTAATTTTCTTGGCGGTGCGCAATTTATTACAATGGATTAATTAG